Below is a genomic region from Telmatobacter sp. DSM 110680.
TCCCTCTCACTTGAAATTCAGCACGGATGCACTGGGATTCTTGAAGGGCACCGGGTTACCAATCTTCGGCTTGTTCGGAATCATCATGGCCTTTGGGCATTCCATCCTGGCCATGAGCGGCGAGGAGAGCCTCGCCCAGGTCAATCGCGAGATACAACACCCGAAGCTCAAAAACCTGAAGCGCGCCGCGATCGTTATTGCGATCTACAGCCTGATCTTTACCGGTGGCGCGACGTTGCTGGCGTCGATGCTGATTCCGGACGGACCGCGTACGCAGATTTACCAAAACAACCTGATCGCCGGCTTGGCCATGTACATGGTTGGCCCTATGTTCTGGCGAGTCGTGTTTCGGGTCTTCGTCGTGTTTGTGGGCTTCCTGATTCTGTCGGGCGCGATTAACACGTCGATGATTGGATCGACCGGTGTGCTGATGCGCGTTGCTGAAGACGGCGTGCTGACGGATTGGTTCCGCAAACCGCACCCGAAATTCGGTACCAGCCATCGCATCGTAAACCTTGTCTTCGCGCTGCAAATGTTTACGATTATCGCCACGCGCGGCAACGTGATCACCCTGGGCGAGGCTTATGCCTTCGGCGTGATCTGGTCGTTCACCTTCAACAGCCTGGCGATGCTGGTGCTGCGCTGGAAGTACCACGGAGAGCGCGGCTGGAAGGTTCCGCCCAATATCAAGATCGGCAAGACTGAAGTCCCGATCGGGCTTTTCTGTGTCTTTCTCGTTTTGCTTTCAACGGCAATTACGAACCTCTTCACGAAATCGATTGCGACTGTCAGCGGCATTATCTTTGCTGCTGCCTTCTTCATCATTTTCACAGTGTCGGAGCGGGCGAACCTGCGCAAACATGCTCTGACAGCGCGACAGATGAAGGACCACTTCCAGTTGGAACATCAGGACACCATCAGCCGGGAGTCGGTTGCGGTGAGGCCGGGTGGCGTGATGGTCACGATGCGCGATTCAAACAACCCGGTTGCATTGAAGTGGGTGCTGGCTCGCACCAAGACCGAAGATCGCGACGTTGTGGTGATGAGCGTACGCATGATGGGCGCGGGCGGCCCCGAATATCTAAGCGCTGAGGACCAGAGCTTCAGCGAGCACGAGCAGATGCTGTTTACCAAGGCTGTATCGGTAGCAGAAAGCTTTGGCAAGAAGGTGTCCCTTCTCGTGGTGCCGGCGGGCGATGTTTTTGCCGCTCTGGTACAAGGCGCGAATTCGCTCGAAGTGGATTCGGTCGTCTCGGGGCAGTCGACCTCAATGACGGCAGAGGACCAGGCGTTTCACATGGGGCAGGCGTGGGAGGCATTGCCAGAACCCAAACGCCAGTTCAATTTCTACGTGGTGGGCGCGAACGGTGAGACCAAGGTGTTCTACATCGGTCCACATGCTCCGACGCTCGGACCGGATGATGTTCAGCTAGTGCACCGCCTTTGGCTGAACATGAGGCGTGATCCATCTGTACAGGACCTGCACCACAGCGACATCATCACGTACGCATTAACGCGGCTGGCAGGACAGTATGCGCGTGAGAAGGTGGAGATTCTCCGCGACTTGCGGAATTATCGAGCCTCAGAGTCACCAACACTTCGCATAGGCGGACAGGACTTGCCTGCAACTACTTCTCCATCCGGGGTTCATGAACCGACACCGCCTTCTTCAAAAGCTCCCCGCGGCGTATAGCCGTCGGGTTGATGCTGTTATACCCACACAGAACCAAGGATCGTCGCGATAACTAACTTATGCAACCGTGTTATACGTCAGGTACTGTGCGTTATATGCAGACACGTTACTTTAGGGCAATAACAATCGAGAGAAAATATCAATATCTATCTCTGGAGTTATCACACTAAAGTCAACGCCGGTTACTCTTTTTCGTTTGTCATTGCCTTGATAATTCGCTATCGTCATTCCTCAGAAACCTCAATTCAAAGTGAGTCAGATCTACGCGCATTGGTGGGTGGAGTTGCGCCGGGATCTTCCAAGGAGGCACGGTGGGAGTGGCAGAGATACTGCAGCAGATCGATCGCGAGATTGCTCAATTGCAGCGCGCACGAGCACTGCTGAATGGCGGAGCGGTGAAGAGTGCGAGCCGATCGGTAACTGGAACAACCAGAAAGAGCAAAAAGAGGAAGTCCAATCTCAGCCCGGAAGGCCGTAAGCGCATTGCGGACGCAGTAAGGCGCCGCTGGGAAAGACAGCGGAAGGCTTCGGGCGGAAAGTAGCCTGAGTAAATAAGAACGGCTGAGGACATTCCTCAGCCGTTTTTATTTGCGGATTCTCTGATCAGATCGATTCGCCGGGCGCCACCCGCATTACTTCGATTGAATTCTTCAAATGTTCTGCAAGCTGATCGGGAGTTCCGGTCAGCGGTGGAAAGGTGCCGAAATGAATGGGCAATATCGCTTTCGGCTCCAGGAATTGTCCGGCTAGTGCAGCTTCCCTTGGTCCCATGGTGTAGAAGCCACCAATGGGCAGCATGGCGATCTCGGGATGATAAAGATCCTTGATCAACTTCATGTCGCCAAAGACCGTGGTATCTCCTGCGTGATAGAGCACGGGACCGCCGGTGATGGTTAATACGAAGCCAGCTGCTATGCCTGCGTACTGCGAACCGCTTTTGCCCTCGACGCCGGCAGAGTGTTTGGCTTCGACCATGGTGACGGCCACATCATCCAACTGGACCGTTCCACCGATATTCATGCCGGTAATGTTCTCGGCACCCTGTTTGTTGACGTACGCGGCCAGCTCATAGATCGCGACGACGTTCGAATTATGCTTCTTGGCAACTGGCACAGCATCGGACATGTGGTCACCGTGTCCGTGCGTCAGCAGTATGTACTGAATCTTTTCAGGGAGCTTGAAGTTTTTGGGGTATTTGGGATTGTGCTCGATAAAGGGATCAATCAGGATGTTTGTGCCTTTAGGGGTTTGGACGAGTACTGTGGCATGTCCAAGCCAAGTGATGCGCGTGCCTTTCAGAAAATTCATAATCGCTCCAGTTGAGGTTAGTTCTGGAAAAGAGCAGATGGTTGGATGCGAAGGGGTGACTGAACGCTGTCAGCGAGTAATGATCACTTCTGAAATGCTGTCCTTGGCCAGGAACTGCCGGAATCCCGACCACTGATCGAACAGATCCTGAATGATCCGGTTGGTGAAGGCTCGCTGCAGGGGAAACGGCTGGGCCAACTGCATCTCAACCGTGTCGTCCGCTGTGACGTGGAACCGGCAATGTGCCGACTCTTCCGGCTGCTTTCGAGTATGAAAGAAAGCCAGGACCTGGCCGCCCGGATTGAGCGACGCATGCAGGTGGCCGACAACGGCTGGCACGAACGGCTCGGGAAGATAATCGAGCGCCGTCCAGAGCAGCACGATGTCATACATTTTGCCACCGAAGTCTAGCGTCTGTTTTAAGTAACCCTCTGTGTCATAGATAGGCTTGTCGTCTGCGTCAACGCCCCTCTGCCAGGCGCCTGTACATGCCTCAGTAGCCAGATCGGTCATGAAGACGCTATGACCGAGGCTGGTGAGGTAGTTGATATTCGTAGGGGACGTAGCGCCCGAATCAATGATGCGAAGACCCGGCTCTGCCTGAAGACGTTTGCGCAATGCCGCCCATCCACCCGAATGACGCGGCATGCGGGGCCCGCTGGTGCCTGAGCCAGTGGACGAAGCGCCCTCTTTCTTGTCGAACCAACGGCGAATCACTTAGAAAATTCCTTGGGATAGACGCACCGCACACATGGAGCGTCCCTCTGACACAGCGATGTTAGGAGTTGGTTGCCGGGGGGGCTTCTGGAGTCTTGGCGCCTTGCGTAAGGTCGACTTTGCCGCGGAAGATGGCATTGTCTTCCACCGCGAGTCGCAGCGCGCGTACATCGCCTTCGACCGAGCAGCCAGACCGCAATTCTACGCGGCCGCTAGCCACGATATTTCCGTGAACCTCGCCTTGAATAAGTATGTCCCGGGCCGCGAGATCCGCAGCAACGTTCGCACTTGGGCCGATGGTAAGTCGGCTCTCCGTCAGAGTCACGGTTCCTTCGACACGGCCGTCGATGATCAAATCTTCTCCGCCCTTTACTTCCCCGCGAATCACGACGGACTTGCCTATCCGAGCAGAACCATTTTCGGTTGCCATGGATCAATTCCCTTCCAAAATTATTTGACTTCGACCTGCGCCACAAAAAATGGCGTCCATTGTCTTGAAACCAAGTGATTTCCGTAACCCACAGCCAGGATCAAAGCTGCCGGGAAACCTCACTAATCACACAAAGTTCCTTATCGAACTATAGCATCGGGGCGAGGAGGTTCAATTTAAGAAACCGTAGTCCCCCTGTGACATCCAAAACTAAAGAAACACACACCAGGATTGGAAGGCAGGACGATAAACTGTTGCCAGTGCGCTTCCTCGCAATTTTGATTCTGTTTTTCCCGCTGACTACAGCAGGCCAGGGTGGAGCAGTGCGTGGCGATGACTCGCTCGTAAAAAGGGCGCTGGAGAACGAGATTCGCGCAGCCGGCGACACGCAGCATCCGATGCGTTATCGCTTGCGGAAGTCGAGTCCGCGATTGATTTCAACTAAGGAAATCCTGGAGACCAAAGACGGTGCAGTGGCTCGCCTTTTAAGCGTCAACGATGCGCCCTTGAGCGCGGCGGATGAGCAAAAAGAACAGGCGCGGCTAGCGGCGCTTCTAAACGATCCGGCCAGGCAGCGCCACCGGAAGCAGGCGGAAGATGATGATTCCGCAAGGGCGCTGAAAGTGCTGCGTTCCCTTCCAACTGCATTCGTATACCACGACGAGGGAAGCGACGAGGGGGCTGGTGGAGAAGTGGAGAAGTTTGCCTTTACGCCCGATCCAAAGTTCAATGCACCAAACCTTGAGACCCAGATATTGACGCAAATGACCGGCGAAATCTGGATTGATAAGGCACAGGAACGCGTTGTAAGGCTGGAAGGCCACCTGCAACAGGATGTGGATTTCGGCTGGGGAATTCTCGGACAACTCAACAAGGGTGGATGGATCCTGATTGAGCAGTCGGACGTGGGCGATCATCAATGGCACGTTGTGCACTTCAAAATGAAGATGACCGGACGCGTGATCTTCAAGACCAAGGTTTTCGATACTACGGAAGATGAGAGTCAGTTCGCTTCAGTCCCAGCAGGCACCAGTTACAAACAGGCGATACAGATGATGCAGGCAGAAGAGGTAAACAGCGAGCGGGGAGCGAATGCCCCGGCCAATCGATAGTTTCTAGCAGACGAAAAACGGGCCCGTCGTAGTGACGGGCCCGTTTTGTTATGTCGTGCGTGCTGAGTCTACTTGACCTTGAGCAGGATGATGACCAGCGTGAACAGGGTGAGGGACTCGATGAGCGCGAGGCCGAGGATCAGGAAGATCATCAAGCCGCCGCGAGCGCCGGGGTTGCGGGCCAATGCTTCGCAAGCCGAAGCTGTGGCCTTGCCTTGACCGAGTCCGCAAAGACCAGCAGCCAACGCCATGCCGATTCCGGCGCCAATTGGCACCAGGTTGATAGCAGCCGAACCGCCGTCAGCAAACGCCGGAACGGCGAAGCAGAGTACGGCCAGTGCCATGAATACGTATTGAAACTTGCGCATAGTT
It encodes:
- a CDS encoding APC family permease, with protein sequence MASTRTTVAPPSDRVRLIVASSVMLTFISFWRAAAIVLNDLGSSAFYAGGIAEQAVGAAAPWFILGIMLFSFAVRAVYVESCSMFTRGGVYRVVKEALGGTFAKLSVSALMFDYILTGPISGVSAGQYITGLMNELMTVANNSHWLPPALMDAHGSPFQFDMNYTSAVFAAAVTIYYWWQNIKGIEESSDKALRVMQITTIMVVVLFIWGAYSVLVVGVHLPPPPTPSHLKFSTDALGFLKGTGLPIFGLFGIIMAFGHSILAMSGEESLAQVNREIQHPKLKNLKRAAIVIAIYSLIFTGGATLLASMLIPDGPRTQIYQNNLIAGLAMYMVGPMFWRVVFRVFVVFVGFLILSGAINTSMIGSTGVLMRVAEDGVLTDWFRKPHPKFGTSHRIVNLVFALQMFTIIATRGNVITLGEAYAFGVIWSFTFNSLAMLVLRWKYHGERGWKVPPNIKIGKTEVPIGLFCVFLVLLSTAITNLFTKSIATVSGIIFAAAFFIIFTVSERANLRKHALTARQMKDHFQLEHQDTISRESVAVRPGGVMVTMRDSNNPVALKWVLARTKTEDRDVVVMSVRMMGAGGPEYLSAEDQSFSEHEQMLFTKAVSVAESFGKKVSLLVVPAGDVFAALVQGANSLEVDSVVSGQSTSMTAEDQAFHMGQAWEALPEPKRQFNFYVVGANGETKVFYIGPHAPTLGPDDVQLVHRLWLNMRRDPSVQDLHHSDIITYALTRLAGQYAREKVEILRDLRNYRASESPTLRIGGQDLPATTSPSGVHEPTPPSSKAPRGV
- a CDS encoding metal-dependent hydrolase, with translation MNFLKGTRITWLGHATVLVQTPKGTNILIDPFIEHNPKYPKNFKLPEKIQYILLTHGHGDHMSDAVPVAKKHNSNVVAIYELAAYVNKQGAENITGMNIGGTVQLDDVAVTMVEAKHSAGVEGKSGSQYAGIAAGFVLTITGGPVLYHAGDTTVFGDMKLIKDLYHPEIAMLPIGGFYTMGPREAALAGQFLEPKAILPIHFGTFPPLTGTPDQLAEHLKNSIEVMRVAPGESI
- a CDS encoding class I SAM-dependent methyltransferase, translating into MIRRWFDKKEGASSTGSGTSGPRMPRHSGGWAALRKRLQAEPGLRIIDSGATSPTNINYLTSLGHSVFMTDLATEACTGAWQRGVDADDKPIYDTEGYLKQTLDFGGKMYDIVLLWTALDYLPEPFVPAVVGHLHASLNPGGQVLAFFHTRKQPEESAHCRFHVTADDTVEMQLAQPFPLQRAFTNRIIQDLFDQWSGFRQFLAKDSISEVIITR
- a CDS encoding polymer-forming cytoskeletal protein produces the protein MATENGSARIGKSVVIRGEVKGGEDLIIDGRVEGTVTLTESRLTIGPSANVAADLAARDILIQGEVHGNIVASGRVELRSGCSVEGDVRALRLAVEDNAIFRGKVDLTQGAKTPEAPPATNS
- a CDS encoding ATP synthase F0 subunit C — encoded protein: MRKFQYVFMALAVLCFAVPAFADGGSAAINLVPIGAGIGMALAAGLCGLGQGKATASACEALARNPGARGGLMIFLILGLALIESLTLFTLVIILLKVK